GCTGCTGCTACCCATAATCCTTTGAGTAATCCTCTCAGGTGTCTCTCACAAAATCAGCTTATTAGAATCAGGGAATCAAGAGCGTGACACACATCAAACCTCCACCCAACCAACCACGTCTACTCTGCTGCATGCTGCTTGGGCGCTCCGACAATACACTCTCTCTCAATACACAAAGTGTCACTCACCCCTGAAATGGGCTGAATATTCAGTCTGGCCTCTATTTCAGCAGCTGTTGATACCATTTGTTTAACCCATATTTGAATCTGGAGCTGGCATAACGGTGAAGAGTACACTGCATGTCTGCTTGATGCACACTGCATGTCTGCTTGATGCACACTGCATGTCTGCTTGATTCACCACACCGTCTCGTGTGTAAGTCTCTGAAGTGACAAAAGGGATAAATGTCACCCTCATCAGCCATAAGCAGTCAAACATGGCCTTTGGCTATAGAAGCCCAGCTGGCTGCAGACCCAGGTTAGAATTCTAAATGGGAATTCAGAAGGGCACACTATTTGGTCGACCGAATAATTCCCCTTTAGAATAATTTTTGTTGCTCAGTTGGATTCAGGAATAACCCCTAGCTCGATGACTTTTTTGTATTTCTTCAACGTGCTGAAATAACAGTCACTACACTTTAAGTGTTAAAAAATTATTGTGAGAATGTGTTGTGGTGGGTTTTCAGTCAGTGTGTGATAGTGGTTTCAGTGTGTGCTTCGAATATATCTTGTGTACATAGTGAATGACATCATAAGTGCACATGTTCAGGTTCCTTAGGTTTGACCACAAGAACATCTGCATCCTGGCAGACACCCTGAAACAACCGACACACAACGTTGTCACAGTGGAAGCCAACTGTTAAAACCCCAGAAGGCAGTTGAGAATATTCCCTCTCCAGATTGATACAGAAAATTCCACTCTACCCAGACAGAAACAGAGTTTGAGACAGACATCCAACGTTGACTGTAACAGTTTATTCAGTAATGCAGAGTCACTACACTAATAACTCTATCCAAAATGAGAATGGCATCTCTCAGATCTACGTACATATTTACAACAAAGTGCTTTTACCTCTATCCACATACTCGCTGTCAGAACAGCTGAATGTACCACACTACAAAAAGCATACATGTACATGATAAAGCAATGCTAATTATTGGTCAAACGTGATACTAAGATGAACGAGATGGTAAGTTGTTTAACCATTTTACACACGGAATAAATGAGCTTTATCGAATTGCAATATAGCAATTGCCTGATTGATATAAATACATAGTTTGTTATGCACCAATCCATAAAGAATAGTGCAGGAATGAAACAGTCTACACAGCAGAGGGGGTTTCCAATATGACAATATTAGCAATATGTTCTGTTAGCATAGTGATGCATATTTCGAAATGACTTTCACCATCATTCTCCCCCAATTTTTCAATTATAAGGTGTTGCATGGGGGGCTATATGAAGTGCAGTTACTCCAATTTCAGAGACGTTTACTATTTGTACATGCATATCTATTATCAATGCAATGTCAGAATTTTGGTACTACTTATCGACCAATTACATTCATCAATGCAGATCATAAAATGTATGtcaatatacaatatatatgATGAATAGGGGTGACCCTTATATATTTGATTAGACAGTTCTGACTAGTACACTCTGGAGTGTAGGCTGGATCCAATGCATTTGTAGcacatgaaaatatatttaaacacccccattatcccctgttcTACAATAACGTTGGGAAATCAACACAAGCATATTTTCAGATAAACAAGATTCAGTTTGTTTCATATCACAGAAATACGTTTTGTTACAATTTGCCAAAACTAAGACCAGAAACGTGCTGGTGAATAGATTACAAATCATATTTGACATTGTAAATAAATCAAAACAACCCTTGCTGCGAAGATGAAAAACAGAGGACACATTCTATATTCAGCTTAGTCTATAATACCATAAAACCTTGTAAACAATGTGTACTAAAATGTGAGGCATCATGGTCGTATTTTGGCTACTTCTGTGAGCAGGAGGCCGGGTGTCCCAGTGctgctgttgtgttgtcaggTCGGTGTGGTTTAAAGGAATGGTAAGTTAAGTCCTACTAGGACCCTGAGGCTGAGAGTGTCCCCTGTTGACCCCTATAGCCCTGGACTGGGCCTGCTGAGGGGCCCCTTGTCGCAGTGGTGGCAGCCACATGCATGAAGCTGTAgctggagacagacaggcagtcagacatGCTCAGTATGGCAGGGGCTCCTGTGCCCCACTTGTGATGTGGGAGGCAGTAGGAGAGGGGGGCCAACAGCTCTATGAAATTTGCTTTGTCCTTGTATTTCCATCTCAGGGAATGCTATTCATCAAAGGCTGGCCCAGAGTAGGAGGTGCCACCAGATGGGTATTTTTATCCAGCTTAATTTCTCTCCATCTTTTTTTCATTTATTACTCTGACACTAATTTGCTGAAGCCCATCTGTGAGTTGTCTAGCCCGGTTTCTAGCTCTCTTTCTAAaatatgaaagaaagaaagaaaatgagCCTAGTATCATTCTAATAAAAAATGCTGGTTAGTTTAGGTCAAGGGTGTTCCCTTTGAACATTTAGCTTAagaatgttttgtttgtttaatgtaattaaataaatatttcaTTTATACTTAAATGCACCTGAATGATTGAAACACTACTTTCAAAGACTGAATCTGAAAATGTATTACTAAGCAGTATCACATTTTCTTGCAGCTACCAATTTTTTTGGTTGATGATCTAATACACAGACATATACAGCACATTAGAAATAGGAGGTGTACCACAGTAAGCTGCTACTTTAGTCCTGAGTCCAATTTTTACTGCTGGTGTTGAATTCAGTATTGGTTCCATTACCATAGGATGTGTCTGTTTACACTGTACGGTACTTTAGGTTTGTTGACTGCTAATATTATGGCCAGACAGATCATGTGCATGATCAGGAGCTGAAATACCCATTCAatttgtgagccaatatatttttGCTGAATCTGCATTTGTAATTTCACTTGTTTCATTAGGAATGGTGAACTTTCCCATACTTTGTCTATGCTAACCAATAAAAGGTGCCTATTAAAAGTACAAAATACTGGCAATCACTTTTTTAACACTAGGACACATGCAGTATGTCTAAAACCTTGATTGCAGTTCACTTTTAGATGGAGGTTGGATGTTGTTGCTGGATTATTTTATTTTCACACGGTATAGTGTTGAGGAACTTCTACTTATGTGTAACAGAAGAAAGAAAACAGTGTTGCTGTATGGACTCTTAAAGGCCTCGGGTTGTAGTAGAACCATCTCTTCATATGTCTTCTCCTACCATTGATATCTAAGAGGGAAGCCACCTTCCAGTTCAGAAACAAGTTACCTGGTTTATTCATTTTTTTGCTAATGAAGACATTGTACTGTAAAGTTTATGGTGCAGTTCTCTCCAGACATCATCACAAGGAACTAAAACCCTGCCACACATAGACACGCATTGGTTCCTTCAGGTGTTTCCTGGAGGGAGGGACTGAGGAGGAATACATCACAAAATCCAGTACGGTTCTCGTCATGGTCCCTGTACCACACAGTCATTATCACACTACTCCAAATGGTGCATTTTGGTCTGAAAACAAACTTCCAGCGTGTCCGCCATGGTCCCATCATGTATCCCCTGTCTCTCCATGGCCTGCTCCAGAGGCACTCTGCACCGCATGGGGTGGCCTCTGTTAGAGGATGCTGGCTGGCTCCAACAAGGTTGGTCTGACGAGGGATTCAAATCAGTTTATCTAAGGTATGAACTGCAGGAAGGGTTTTGGTGCTGCTTTCTGGCTGGCTCTTCGCCAGCTGCTTGTGGAGAGTAAGTAAATAACACGGGTCCATTTCGCCACGGTGCCAAAGCTAGGCGATGTAATTAatgaggatagagggatgaaaaGAAGAAAGGTCACATGTtgtggtggagagagggggaggggttctGGCTCCTTCTCTCGCTTTGTCACCTCGTCCCCTCACGGCTatttgagagagagaagataggggctgataggaggagaggagaggtggcgtGCATCTCATCCCCAGATCAGGGCAGATGAATGAGCCACGGGAGGCAGTAGGACCTCCAGACAAAACGATCCCTGAGAGAGTCAATGGAGGGACAGCTGGCAGTCACAGATTTCGCCTCCATTCACCGCTGAATCGGCCCTGATCAGGCAGCTGCAGCCAGACTGCAGACATGACATGAATTTTACCGCGCTGGTGGCTGTGTGGATGGCCATGATCCTCATCTCCCCCTgaatacactaccccccccccccccctacactccCCCGGCTGGCAGACGCTCGCTCAGTTGAgctcaaacacacacgcacgcacacacacacactcacactctgaaCTCCGGCACAAAGGCTGCTGCCTGCAAGGGCAGATGCACAGCTCCCTGAATGAAAAGCCTCTCCTGACCCCCATCATAGACAACCCCAACCCCTCTttcactcctcctcttccccctccagtACTTagccctactctctaaccacctACCACCGTTACAGTCACACAACTGTCTGGAATgaatcaggcacacacacaaggcTTGTGTTTACATTAACTCCATGTCTTGGAGTCTGCACTATTAGCAAGGCGATGAAAGTGCTGTAACCTAATTACAGAGTATGCGGCGGATTTCTCTCCTGGAGAGAGCCTATGCTTTAACTGATGCTACTGTAAAAGCCTGATGACAAGTGCTGCAGATTCCTATTACCTGCAACATAAGGACTATTAGCTGCAACATAAGGACTATTAGCTGCAACATAAGGACTATTCCTCACATGATCTCCCTTTTGACCCTTTGATATTTACAGATGGTTTGTTGATAACATGCATTTTTTGATTTGAATCTGCAGTTGCTGCCTTGAGTTTGGTTGATTATGTCAGAACATGGTTGTTATGCTGCTTCATATACAACAAATGCATATGAAAGACATGGAAATGCTACTGTACATGCTCCGGTTAAAATTGAAGAAAAAATACTGAATAAGTTTACTGTTGAAAGCGCTATTATCCCTCTACTAAGAACATATCTGTTCAGTGCCTGAATATTTGAACTCTGATAAAAGGCTTGACGTGAGCAACCTTTCACTGTTTGTACACCAGACCCTCAGGATGTGGCATACTGGGAAAAGTGAAGAATTAGCACTTACGGACTTGATtgagaaaatacaaaataaagtgTCCAATTTATAATATAACCAAAAAACCACAGGCTTTTATGAATAGTATATATTCTTCCAGTAAGCCAGAATCCTGTATAGGCATGCTGGGCCTCAGTAGGTGAACACCAGGTCAGAGATACTGGGCACCAGCAAGTCCCCAGATATCATCTCATTCACTTCCGGGGTGCAGTAATCAGGGAAATCGAAGTGGGATCCTGAGTTGGTGTGAAATGTAGCGTCAAAGTCTTTGTCCAGAGTGGAGCAGTCCATGGGCATGGTGTCGAAGTTGGCGTTGGAGATAATATGCAAAATCTCCTCGTCCAGCTCCTCGTCGGAGGAGGCCGACGACACGAAGGAGGAGGAgctggtggaggtgggggtggaggaaCGGCCGGTGGAGGAGCGGccggtggaggagaggggagccaGAGGCTCCGAGGAAGAGGACACCCTGGGGGATGACTCTGGGAGGCTGTGGGGTACTGGAGACCCAGAGGAGAGGCCCACAGGCAGCTTGGAGGTGGGCTGGTGGGAGGTGGTGGTTGACACTTTGACTCTGAGCTGGGCTGCAAGCTGAGTCTGCTGCTCGCCGGGGGTCATGGCAGCCTGCTGGTGGTGGAAGACACCCAGGCTTGCTGGCCTCTGCCCTCCTGGCTGGCTCGTCATCGGACTGGCCAACTCTACATCCACTGTGTCATCATCGCTGATGCCCTCATCGTAACCTTTGAACTTATTGCTGTCGAAGCTGGctctgtgtttggaggaaggCGTTCGTATCTTGAGCCCTCTGCTGGTGGCGGTGGAGGTTGCGGAAGCAGATGCGCGACTACCCTGGTGGGACTTGCTTGTCTTCAAGGGGACCTTGTCCCCAACCCGCACGGGAATGGAGCTCTTGCTCTTCTTCCGGGGCCTGTACTTGTAGTCGGGGTAGTCGGCCATGTGCTTTAGCCGGAGCCTCTCCGCTTCCTTGATGAAGGGGATCTTCTCATAGTCGGGGAGGAGTTTCCAGCGCTTGCCTAGGCGTTTGGAGATCTCTGCATTGTGCATGTCTGGCCACTGTTCCATGATCTTCCGTCTCTCGATCTGCGACCAGACCATGAATGCATTCATGGGCCTCTTGATGTGACCCGTGGGAGTCTTGCACCAGTTGGGGTCTTTGTTGGAGGGCAACCGTCCAAAAATCTCCTCCCTGTCATCTGCACCCAGTCCCAAGAAAACCTCTTGGCTCATATCACTGTCCATAACTGCTGGGTATTTGTGTCCCCTTTGCTGTACCATGATGGAGGAAGACGCTCTACTCAAAATGACGGCTGGAGTCATCCATAATCACACAGACACTCTAAGTTGTTACCTCAATGTTtcctcctcctgtacccccaaagGAAAAAGACAAGCCATAAATACCACCATAAAGAGTATCATCACTCAGCTGACAGCAGGACTGTAAATATCACATAAATCTATACTGATGTTGTCCCCATTCATTTTCAGTTGTTACATATAATCAGTACAGATCATAATCATGCAGAAAATACAAAAAGAATCAGTacaaaaataatcctgcagcaacagcaaatgtgaattattatacagtattaatggacatttttgtaggggttgatccaTTTTTCGTGAAGGAAAAACcaaagttatcctgcaacagggtgatcaaattaagatcccatgTCTGTACAATACAATATGTTTCCTTATATAGCTAATACTCAATGAAAAAGAAGCAGATATCCCATCTGATTTTAGAGGTGCAAACTAAGAAATTCTGTACAAATCCAGCCCAGAGCTAAACAAAttaaaacatactgtatctaacatTACATTGGAAATGTGACCACTAGGACAAAAACTAAAACACTCACCAGCAATTCTGCAGGACTCTGCTTCAGTTCTCCTTGCCTCAGGACCTAGATGCTGAGTGTCTGAAAAAAAAGAAACTGGTTCCCTCTCCACATGGGCTGACTCTCCTGATGCAGTGGTGAGCTGAAGGAGTTGGGCTTGCAGTGGAGCAGACAGGAAATGAGTGCTAGAGTCCAACGTCTGTCTCTCTATAGTGCCAGCTGTCCCAGGCTGGCTGCATGTAGACTTTCTTTcaatctctgtctttctgtctctctctcttactgtctacTTTCGTTCATTGTCAGAGTCTCTTCCATTCCCTCTTTGTAGGACAGCACCCCTGTCTGCTACTCTATAAACCTCACAGTAGACAGCTCAACCTCCTCTGACACaaactcctccccctccacccaccaGTCTacgcttgctgtgtgtgtgtgtgcgtggtagAGCAGAAAATATCCATACAGTTAGTCACAGGCACAGTGACAGAACAGGGAAACTGAGCGAGGTGGTTGAAATGTTAATTGCTTAAATGTTAAGTGCAGTTTTAAAGAAGGAGACCTTGCAGTGAATTGTCTCCTGCAAGATGTTGTCTGTCTGACAGTTAAATAATGGAGTGCTCACTGTTATGAATCTGTTGACCAGTACACTTTGTGGGTTAAAGTGTGCATGTTGAAATGCGTCTACACACTATCAGCGTTAAAAGgttaacaaatcaaatcacaaatcagatttatttgtcacatacacatggttagcagatgttaatgcgagtgtagcaaaatgcttgtgcttctagttccgacaatgcagtaataaccaacgagtaatctaacctaacaattccacaactactaccttctacacacaagtgtaaagggataaagaatacagtgccttgcgaaagtattcggcccccttgaactttgcgaccttttgccacatttcaggcttcaaacataaagatataaaactgtatttttttgtgaagaatcaacaacaagtgggacacaatcatgaagtggaacgacatttattggatatttcaaacttttttaacaaatcaaaaactgaaaaattgggcgtgcaaaattattcagcccccttaagttaatactttgtagcgccaccttttgctgcgattacagctgtaagtcgcttggggtatgtctctatcagttttgcacatcgagagactgcatttttttcccattcctccttgcaaaacagctcgagctcagtgaggttggatggagagcatttgtgaacagcagttttcagttctttccacagattctcgattggattcaggtctggactttgacttggccattctaacacctggatatgtttatttttgaaccattccattgtagatgttgctttatgttttggatcattgtctccgtcccagtctcaggtcttttgcagactccatcaggttttcttccagaatggtcctgtatttggctccatccatcttcccatcaattttaaccatcttccctgtccctgctgaagaaaagcaggcccaaaccatgatgctgccaccaccatgtttgacagtggggatggtgtgttccgctgtgttgcttttacaccaaacataacgttttgcattgttgccaagaagttcaattttggtttaatctgaccagagcaccttcttccacatgtttggtgtgtctcccaggtggcttgtggcaaactttaaacaacactttttatggatatctttaagaaatggctttcttcttgccactcttccataagggccagatttgtgcaatatacgactgattgttgtcctatggacagagtctcccacctcagctgtagagctctgcagttcatccagagtgatcatgggcctcttggctgcatctctgatcagtcttctccttgtatgagctgaaagtttagagggacggtcaggtcttggtagatttgcagtggtctgatactcattccatttcaatattatcgcttgcacagtgctccttgggatgtttaaagcttgggaaatctttttgtatccaaatccggctttaaacttcttcacaacagtatctcggacctacctggtgtgttccttgttcttcatgatgctctctgcgcttttaacggacctctgagactatcacagtgcaggtgcatttatacggagactt
This is a stretch of genomic DNA from Oncorhynchus mykiss isolate Arlee chromosome 7, USDA_OmykA_1.1, whole genome shotgun sequence. It encodes these proteins:
- the sox12 gene encoding transcription factor SOX-12; the encoded protein is MTPAVILSRASSSIMVQQRGHKYPAVMDSDMSQEVFLGLGADDREEIFGRLPSNKDPNWCKTPTGHIKRPMNAFMVWSQIERRKIMEQWPDMHNAEISKRLGKRWKLLPDYEKIPFIKEAERLRLKHMADYPDYKYRPRKKSKSSIPVRVGDKVPLKTSKSHQGSRASASATSTATSRGLKIRTPSSKHRASFDSNKFKGYDEGISDDDTVDVELASPMTSQPGGQRPASLGVFHHQQAAMTPGEQQTQLAAQLRVKVSTTTSHQPTSKLPVGLSSGSPVPHSLPESSPRVSSSSEPLAPLSSTGRSSTGRSSTPTSTSSSSFVSSASSDEELDEEILHIISNANFDTMPMDCSTLDKDFDATFHTNSGSHFDFPDYCTPEVNEMISGDLLVPSISDLVFTY